A window from Primulina eburnea isolate SZY01 chromosome 2, ASM2296580v1, whole genome shotgun sequence encodes these proteins:
- the LOC140822889 gene encoding protein transport protein Sec61 subunit gamma-1-like: MDALDQVFDPLRDFSKDSIRLVKRCHKPDRKEFTKVATRTAIGFVVMGFVGFFVKLIFIPINNIIVGAS; the protein is encoded by the exons ATGGATGCTCTGGACCAGGTTTTCGATCCGCTTAGAGATTTCTCCAAGGACAGCATTCGCCTTGTTAAGCGATGCCACAAGCCCGATCGCAAAG AATTCACGAAGGTAGCGACTCGTACGGCGATCGGGTTCGTGGTAATGGGATTCGTAGGCTTTTTCGTTAAATTGATCTTCATTCCTATCAACAATATTATCGTTGGTGCTTCTTAA